The nucleotide sequence TGAAGCAGCAGAAGTGAAACGAGGCAAGCTTGGAGGCTTGCCCCGAGTGAAATCAGCATGAAGCGCTGACTCCGGTTTGGTCGCCTACAGTCTCGCTTCGCTGGTCCTCGTTGTCAAGTTTTCCCATGTATTTCCCCTGTTATCGCTGTCGCAATTTCGACGAGCGAGGGGGCAACTTACTCATAGGAATTTGAGCAATGACTACCAATATCGAAGTTGTAAACATCGAAACCTACGCCAAGGCCAACAAGCCGGTTCCTGCCGGACATAAGTATCAGATCAAGATCGACAAGCAACTGTACGTTGTTGAAGTCGAGCAGATGACGGGGCGAGACATTTTGATGCTCGCAGGCAAGATTCCGCCTGAACGCCATATCCTCCAACTTAAGGAGGGCAAGAGTGTTCGCAAGATTGAGCTCGATGAGGTTGTGAGCTTCCTGGCTCCGGGAGTCGAGCGCTTTATGACTATCCCGAACGAGGTGACTGAAGGGGACGCGAGTTTTTCGCGACGCCAGTTTGGCCTGCTGGAAGAGGATGAGCGCTATCTGAACTCCTTGGGCCTTCCTTGGGAGGCGGTCACGGAAGGTGGCATTCAGCGCGTGGTGATTCATAGCTGGCCGGTGCCGACCGGGTACAACGTGGAGCGTGCTAGCGTTAACGTGCAACTTCCCCCAGGCTATCCCGACACTCAAATCGATATGGCATATTTCTACCCGGCACTGAGCCGCCAAGATGGGCGAGCCATTGGTGCTCTGTGTCCGGATAGTTTTGATGGTAAGACGTGGCAGCGCTGGTCACGACACCGTACAGCAAGTAGTCAGTGGCGTATCGGTACTGACTGTCTCGAAACGCATATGGCATTGGTTGCCGATTGGCTGGCAATGGAGTTGCGCAAATGACTCCAAAGTATTCGTTAGCCTTGTCTGGCAAACATTATGAACAGCTAAAGCAGCACCTTTTTCCTGGTGACGGCAAGGAAGCCGTAGCACTCGCCCTTTGTGGTCGCTCCACAGGTGATCGGGGGCACCGTTTTCTGGTGCACTCGCTCTTTCCTGTGCCTTACGAGGTGTGCCGAATTCGAGAGGAACATCGGGTGACATGGTCACCTGAGTCCGTGGTGCCCGCCCTGACAATGGCGCTGAATCAAGGGTTCTGTATCGTCAAGATTCATAGCCATCCCAACGGTTATGACGATTTTTCTCCAACAGATGATCGCTCTGACGAGGCATTTTTCTCCTCCGTGTTTGGCTGGCTCGATTCTGATGAAGCGCAGGCTAGCATGATCATGCTGCCTGATGGATCGATGTTTGGCCGCACTATCTGGCCGGATCATATTGGTGAGCCACTAGAAGAGATTCGTGTTGCCGGGGATGACATCCTTGTCTGGAGAGATCATGTGTCCCAGGGTGATA is from Vogesella indigofera and encodes:
- a CDS encoding multiubiquitin domain-containing protein: MTTNIEVVNIETYAKANKPVPAGHKYQIKIDKQLYVVEVEQMTGRDILMLAGKIPPERHILQLKEGKSVRKIELDEVVSFLAPGVERFMTIPNEVTEGDASFSRRQFGLLEEDERYLNSLGLPWEAVTEGGIQRVVIHSWPVPTGYNVERASVNVQLPPGYPDTQIDMAYFYPALSRQDGRAIGALCPDSFDGKTWQRWSRHRTASSQWRIGTDCLETHMALVADWLAMELRK